One part of the Suncus etruscus isolate mSunEtr1 chromosome 2, mSunEtr1.pri.cur, whole genome shotgun sequence genome encodes these proteins:
- the LOC126001384 gene encoding olfactory receptor 4K2 → MDAANESVVTEFVLLGLSNSWELQMFFFIVFSLFYVATMVGNSLIVITVIADSHLQSPMYFLLTNLSIIDMSLASFATPKMIIDYITGHRTISFDGCITQIFFLHLFTGTEIILLMAMSFDRYIAICKPLHYASIMSPRICLALVVMAWIVGVMHSMSQVIFALTLPFCGPNEVDSFFCDLPVVFQLACVNTYVLGLFMISTSGIIALSCFILLFNSYVIVLFTIKQHSSGGSSKALSTCTAHFIVVFMFFGPCIFIYMWPLSSFLVDKILSVFYTIFTPILNPVIYTLRNQDVKTAIKKLRNRLLNFNKATPLQYF, encoded by the coding sequence ATGGATGCTGCCAATGAGTCTGTTGTTACCGAATTTGTTTTGCTGGGCCTCTCTAACTCCTGGGAATTACAgatgtttttcttcattgtgttttcattattttatgtgGCAACAATGGTGGGTAATAGCCTTATAGTCATTACAGTCATAGCTGATTCTCATCTACAATCACCTATGTATTTCCTGCTTACCAACCTTTCCATTATTGACATGTCCCTTGCTTCTTTTGCCACTCCTAAAATGATCATAGACTATATCACTGGACATAGAACCATCTCCTTTGATGGCTGTATTACCCAGATATTTTTCCTACACCTTTTTACTGGCACAGAGATAATATTGCTTATGGCCATGTCTTTTGATAGATATATTGCAATATGCAAGCCACTTCATTATGCTTCAATCATGAGTCCCCGGATATGTCTTGCCCTTGTGGTGATGGCTTGGATTGTGGGAGTCATGCATTCAATGAGCCAGGTCATATTTGCTCTCACATTACCATTCTGTGGCCCCAATGAAGTCGACAGCTTTTTTTGTGACTTGCCTGTAGTATTTCAGCTGGCTTGTGTGAATACTTATGTGCTGGGTCTTTTCATGATTTCAACCAGTGGCATAATTGCTTTATCctgctttattcttttattcaattCTTATGTTATTGTACTATTTACTATCAAGCAACATTCTTCAGGAGGCTCATCAAAGGCTCTTTCTACTTGCACAGctcatttcattgttgtcttcatGTTCTTTGGGCCATGCATCTTCATCTATATGTGGCCACTGAGTAGTTTTCTTGTAGACAAGATCTTGTCTGTGTTTTATACCATCTTTACTCCTATTCTGAACCCAGTCATCTATACATTGAGGAATCAAGACGTGAAAACAGCCATAAAGAAACTGAGAAATAGGCTTCTAAATTTTAACAAGGCAACTCCTTTGCAGTATTTTTAG